In Vitis vinifera cultivar Pinot Noir 40024 chromosome 4, ASM3070453v1, the genomic window CAAGTGAGACATATTTAAACAACTGGCATCATTCTATACAATGATTGCCCCTTCCAGGGGTAGCACCAGAGGTGTTAAGTAAAGTGGAGAAACCAAGCAAAAATGTAGTAGTAAATCATGTAACTGTAAAACTTTATAAACAAGGATTCAAGCCATGTATTGGACATGTTAACACATCTCAACCATATGCATCATTGAATACAATGATTGCCCCTCCCAGCACCAAAGGCGGTAAGGAAAGTGGGAAATGATATCACTGCCATAGACAAATAGTTTCATAATACGATTATGATGCTACAAGTCAAATCCTGCACAATTTGGAACCTAAAAGTCTTCCTATGATGACATGTCTTGGTTCCAGCTCATTCATGTATGCTTCTTAAAAAATATCAGAACTTCTATTGGTTCTATCACTATTCTTGTAACTTAAAACTAATTCCCAAAATTGTCCTCTGGGATCCATGTGTCAAGCCAGTCTGACATATTTATGCTCAGACCTTAAGTACCAGCACCAGCATCATATTTCACATTAGAAGTGCAATACACTCTATCTAATGAATCCAATTTTGAATCCAAAGGGTCAAAATATTGCACATATAAGATCTAGGAGGGATCATGGGTCAATTTGAGCCTTCTTGCACAAATGTGCAGATAGAAAAAAATTCAGTGGCTTATTCAAGTGACAATCACCCTGTGGAAGATGGAAAGCTAACTCCAAAGAAATTCTGAATTTGCAAATGCCTGTGTCCTTGTTCTCGTTTGACCTTATCCCTTCTTATCTATGATTTCAGTCTTTTCCCCTCTATTTCTTCTTCATACAAGAAATTTTAGActtccattttaaaaaagacAAAACTAATGCCAAATGTAGCTTCTGCCCGTCTCTTCCTGCTAAGCAATAAAACAGTATATTAAGTGTTTACCTTTAAAAAGATCCTAAGCTACCAAAGAAGGATGTATATTAATAACTTTTTAAGGGGTTTGGAACTGCCAAGGAGGCACCAAAGTCCTAGTTGTAAAGGCAATAATAACATGTCAAGATAATTCCAGCACAACAAACATTTTCATTAGTTGGACCATTATTATGTTACTGGTATAACTAAACAAGAAAGTCTCACAACATACAGGAAGATGGGGAATACATTTTCCCCGTGctctgatttttaaaacttctaaagaggaaaaaagggaaaaacaaacaaagctCAACTTTCTCAGATGCAAACTCCAGTCATTATGTTGCATGCATAGAAGTAAAAAACCATCCCAGAACTAGCATCAAAATGGAATGTATTAAGAGATAAGCATCTAAACAGCAAACAAAAATCTGAGAAGTAACTGAGAAAAGCATCTAAACAGCAAACAGAAATCTGAGAAGTAACTGAATGCTagttaatcaaatattttaaaggaAGATTTCAAAATTGTTATACCTCCTTATAACTCCAAAAACACGAAACTCATCTTCAAGTTCTCGCTCAGTAACTCGTGGATCCAAATTTCCCACATAGACACGAGACATTGTTTCAAATATTCCTGTCAATCACATCCAACAGAAATTAAACAAGTTCATTTTTAATCCAAATCAAAACATAATGTAAGCAAAAATCATCGCAAAGCTAAAGAATCAATTCAATTAaagtttaatagaaataaagcACTGTTCAACCTATGACGTGTATCCTTTAAGaaacaaatatccaaatgaTATCAAGAAAACGAGGTGCACATAGTCCCTGTGTAGCCCATAATAGATTGACTTACACAATAACGCTCGAGTATGTGCAAACCCAAAAGAGATAAAGGGTGAGCAATTAAATATCCAAATCTTTTCTCCAAGGCCTACCTAAGAACAGATGATAAATTATCCAAATCTTTCATCATAAACTATATGATAAGAATAAAATCCAAACAAACAGATCTTGAACTCTAGCATGATAATACCCTCTGGAGGCCGAAAAATATAGCACAAGATCAAAGATTTTAATTCTACCCCATGTAAATTACCAAAAGAAGATAGACATGAAAAGATTCTCTCCCAGAAACTCCATTTGGATCTCAACAAGAAAGGGGGAAGGAATGAAAGCATGGTAAATTACCAAAAGAGTTTCCTTCTTCAACCCGTTTCCAGAGCTTTCCTCTCCGGATCCAAAGGAGCCCTAGGAACTATTTACTGTCAAAACAAACAGAACaagggaaaattttgaatttgaacaAATCCCTAATTTCCGCATAGGAAATTTCTCATaatttcaaacatattaaaCGAAATCATATCTAGAAAAAATAGATAACAAgacaaaatcaataaaatactaggcaagaaaaactgaaaatcaacaaaggcataaaagagggaaaaataaataaaaaaatcaacgcaagcaataaaaaaagaatCTGAACCCAATAGGGCAGAGAGAAAAAGCGGTTTAGCGACAGAAAGAGCTTTAGAGAGAAGGAGACGAACCTGAAGGGTTTAGCTGAAACCCTAAAAACTTTCTCACTGTTCTCTCGCTTTCTCGCCTCTGTTTGGATCGCCCGTAGTTAGGGCAAGAGGTCTGTGGAGATGGAAATATATAGAGGGAGGAAAAACCACTCAGGCCCTACAATTTAGCCTTATATCAAAAGTACCCCAAATTTTGGAGTTTTTATGGGATTTCAGGCCTAAAACCATCACACCTGTGGGGACGAGATTGGGTTCCTGGATGgccaattaataaaatatacattttattttattttattttattttttccttcttcaacacacaaaataagaatgataagttcacttcctataaaataaagtatatataaaaaaattaatttcttggtAAATTATATCTACTTTTATacaattaactttaaaaaattaaatgagggAGAGTAGACATGGGAATGGGgtatagaatttttattatttggttattaggattattatttttttttttttatgaaataatttctAACTTGGTCTTAATGTTATACAAGACATTTTACCTactcaaaaacacatttttttcaaattaattaacattAAGACCAAGTTAGAAATTATTTCATAGTATTCCAAATATTAAATGATCCAATTTTAACACATTTCCTCAATTAACTAATATATtatatcaatgaaaattttatgagcttagataaataaatgaaaaaaaaaattgataaaggtAAGGAAATACTACCACCAAAATCACGAGCCTACTAACGATCAAAAATATCCACCAACCCAACACCTTCAATATCCTCTTGGACCACTTATACTAAACTTTGAACTTTAGCTATGCCTTAAGAGACTTAAAGTGAGTCGATCAAAACTCAAcctctctctttcctttttcaaagCATACTTAGAGTTCACACTAAACTCAATCTTGACTTCTTGAAtctatataaaaagaaatttgagttttatcagaaaaaaaatgataaaatatgatACTATGGATGAAATATATTGAATTAGACCtattttgaatgattttttttttttttcaattcaaagttttaaatcataaaaattggTATTCTTAAGCTTCAgctttaattttcaattaaaaaataaaagattaaaatttgaTCGATCAATATAAGACAATCTATCACCTTATAATCACTTATCATCTCCTTTGATAATTTTCAATCATGATCAACTTAGAAATATCAAGAGTCCAAGGGAGGATTAAATATCCATTTATTCTGCAATGGATATACTGCTAAGAGTTACATTCAGAGACAATGAAATGAAAGAGACGATTAATTCAACTTCATAAAGAATTGAAGACCAGAGCAATCATTAATTCGCCATGTTTTCTTCAAAGCTACATGAAATCTTGTCTCTTTCCCATTCTTCAGATTCTGCATGTATCAAAGAGAAcagtaagtaaaaaaaaaaaagcctccaAAGGCCAAACGAATTGAGTATATATAAGATGAAGAGAACAGACTGTTGGTAAGAGATGTTGATAACTCCGGCATTAGTATCGGCAATGGATTCAAATGCCTTTTGTGACAAATCAATGGTGCCCCTACATGAGCCTGGGGGGCAATGGTCCACAATCTTCACAACCGCTGAGCCACTTCCCAAGCATGGTTCTGGAGTTCCCTCGTTTGTTCCGCTCAGGCAAGTCACTTGATACATCTGACCACAAGCCCCACCATCGTTCCAAAACACATCACTGGCTGCTGCAATCATCACTCCATCATCTTCGAACCCATAACAAGCTGACGCTGCATATcagattgaagaaaaaaaattaaaaattaatagaacaTACACAACTTCATCTTCTTCTAGCTAGATACATTAATGCTTACGGGTGTATGGAGGAGTGTAATATGTTGCAGTTCCTGAATCCTGAGCTGAAGTCAGTGAAATGGAGCTCAAACTCAAGATTAATAATGCAGTGAGAGAGACCAAGGAGGAATGCAACTTGATTGCCATGAAGCAACAGGAACCAAAAATAATGATAACTACGTATGCTTTTCAATAAGCGCTTATACTTCTATATGGTAGCTCTTTCTTATGCTGCTGTGCTTAAATAGCACAAAGGGAATGCTTATTTATAGGGACTGAACCAGTACTTCTTGGAAAATATCACATAGTAAATATAGTGGAATACAATGTTAGTCATGTCTCAAGAGAGAATATCTCCATGGAATATATTCACATAAACGATTCTTATATTATTGCATGGGTCGGCCAAGCAAGCAGTATTTAGGAAATCTGGAGAGAGAGATCCTTCAACCAGATGTTTGCATAAATCCAGAAAGAGATATTGGATGCAGATCTTTGTTGAGCCATATGTTATAAATTGTATGACCTTTACGAGGCCGGCATTTTCTTGTCCTGCACATTGGATATATACACTATTACAA contains:
- the LOC100241781 gene encoding EG45-like domain containing protein — encoded protein: MAIKLHSSLVSLTALLILSLSSISLTSAQDSGTATYYTPPYTPSACYGFEDDGVMIAAASDVFWNDGGACGQMYQVTCLSGTNEGTPEPCLGSGSAVVKIVDHCPPGSCRGTIDLSQKAFESIADTNAGVINISYQQSNLKNGKETRFHVALKKTWRINDCSGLQFFMKLN